GTTGGGAGAGAGGTTCCATATTTGGTTAAATTATAAACCGTTTGCAGTATACTGTGCCTCTTGGCTCTTGCCTTTAAAAAATATTACTATTGATAATGCTGTATTCATACTCAACAGTTAAAATAGAGATAGAAAAATAACAATAGGGCAATTATGATGAGCGATAGAGATTATACCTTAATTATTGACAAAAGTGGCAGTATGTCCACACCAGATCAAGTGGGTGGTAGAAGTAGATGGAAGATAGCCGAAGAATCTACCATTGCTTTAGCCAGAAAGTGTGAAGAATTTGATCCTGATGGCATTACAGTTTACGTTTTTTCCGGCAAATTTAAACGTTATGAAAATGTTACTGCTGCCAAAGTAGCCCAGATATTTCAGGAAAATGATCCAGCAGGTACGACTAACTTAGGAAGTGTACTCCAAGATGCCCTGAATAACTACTTTCAACGCAAAACCGCTGGGACAACAAAACTTAATGGAGAAACCATTTTAGTTATTACTGACGGGGAACCAGATGATCGCAAAGCCGTATTTGAAATCATCATCCGTGCTACCCAACAAATGGAAAAAGATGAAGAATTAGGAATTTCCATGATTCAAGTTGGTTCAGATCCGCAAGCAACCAAATTTCTCAAAGCCTTAGATGATCAATTAGAAGGTGTTGGGGCAAAATTTGATATTTGTGACACCATTACTTTAGATGATTTAGAAGATATGAGTTTGGCTGATGTTTTAATGAATGCCATCACTGATTAATTAACAAAAACACTAATATCTGGAGAGTTTAGTCATGCTAGAAAACCGTGATTACACCTTAATTATTGATAAAAGCGGTAGCATGGCTACCCCAGATCAAAAAGGTGGGAGAACTAGATGGGCAACAGCACAAGAATCTACTTTTGCCTTAGCAAGTAAATGTGAACAATTTGATCCAGATGGCATTACTATTTACTTGTTTTCTGGGAGATTTAAACGTTATGAAAATGTTACATCTGCCAAAGTATTACAGATTTTCACAGAAAATGATCCTTCGGGAACAACAGATTTAGCTGGTGTTTTAAAACACGCTACTGATGATTATCTACAACGCAAAGCCTCCGGTACAAATAAACCGAATGGAGAAACAATTTTAGTAGTTACTGATGGTGAACCAGATGATCGCAAAGCAGTAATGAAGGTCATTATTGAAGCTTCTCGTCGTCTGGATAAAGATGAAGAATTGGCTATTTCCTTTATTCAGGTTGGTAATGATCCTCAAGCTACCCGCTTTTTGAAAATCTTGGATGATGAACTACAAAGTGCAGGTGCTAAGTTTGATATTTGCGACACTATCACAATGGATGATATGGAAGATATGAGTTTATCAGAAGTTTTACTTAATGCGATTAATGATTAATGATTAATGGGTAGGGTTTGGTGGGCATTGCCCACCAAACTTCGATGGTAATATATTTTTTAAGGAATTATAGATATGGATTCTATTGATAAGCTTTTATCTGAAATTAAAACTGAATATACAGAAGCAAAAACCACAGCACAACAGAATAATTTAGCCCCAGTTAAATTGATTTCACCGACAATAAAATCAGATGTATTTATAGATAAGTTGCTATCAGAAGTACAAGCTGATTTTGCTGAAAATAAAACAGGATTACAGAATAATTTACCCCCAATTCAATTTATACATTCACCTGCTACTAAGTCTGATGTATTTGTAGATAAATTATTAGCAGATGTTAAAGCTGATTTAGCAGAACAAGATGCGGCTGAACAACTGCGAAAAAAAGAAGAATTAACACAGGAGAAAATTCGTCAAGCCAAACTTCAAGCTGAACAAAAAAAAGCCCTAGAAAAACCTGCTAAACAATGGTTAGCTAAGTTAGATCCATTATCATCAGAAGGATTATGGTTTGAAAGATTTGCTGAAGGTTATCCTGATAAATTAGCAGCCGCAATTGATTATTTACAAACTAATTCCTAAATCTCTAGGACTTACGCACTGTACAAATCAATTATGATATGCCTTTACTAAAATACCTGATTTCAGGCTGCAACCAATTCTATTATTACCGATAAATCAACCTTGGGGTAGGGGTTTAGAACTGCTCATTGGTGTCAACTTAACGGTAATTAATTCTTCTTCTATTTGTGGTCTATTAATTTAGATGAAACCCTTGTACACCAATGGTTTTAGATATATAAAAAGGATGTTTGATCACAAGGGGATCTGTAGAGCCTATTAAATTAAGTTGCTAGTACCGCAAGGCGGAATTTAGAATTTAGAATTTAGAATGAATACAGCATAAGCTTTTCACTGATTCGGAATGGTTCATTAACTTACGCCGTACTGTACTAGTAGTCTGTCAAGTAAATTTTGACGGATAAGAAACGAACCACGTTCGCGGAGCGTCCCGGAGGGATATAGGAACGAAGGACACGAAGGAAGAAGGAAGAAGGAAGAATCAAAATGGCAACGAATGAACCCGTCAATTAGTTCTTGACAGACCACTAGTTATCTACTTGAGGTTAGTTATTGGTAATGGGTAATTAATAAAATATCTATTATCAATCCTGTTAATCCTTAAATCCTGGGTATCCTGATTCAGACAAAAAATTCAGATAATTAGGAATTAAAATCCTGTTAATCCTTAAATCCTGGGTATCCTGATGCAGACAAAAAATTCAGATAATTAGGAATTAAAATCCTGTTAATCCTTAAATCCTGGGTATCCTGATGCAGACAAAAAATTCAGATAATTAGGAATTAAAATCCTGTTAATCCTTAAATCCTGGGTATCCTGATGCAGACAAAAAATTCAGATAATTAGGAATTAAAATCCTGTTAATCCTTAAATCCTGGGTATCCTGATTCAGACAAAAAATTCAGATAATTAGGAATTAAAATCCTGTTAATCCTTAAATCCTGGGTATCCTGATGCAGACAAAAAATTCAGATAATTAGGAATTAAAATCCTGTTAATCCTTAAATCCTGATAGCGAAGTGTGGCGTTAGGCATATATCCTGATTCAGACAAACAAAATCTTATTTATTTAAGATATCATGTAATCATTGCCAAAAAGAAAGTTAGTTATGATTTCTATTAAACATCAACTGACATTACAAGAGTTTCTGAATCTTCCCGAAGAGGATATCACTTATGAATTAGTTAATGGGGAAGCAAAACCAAAAATGTCACCAAAAAGATTCCATTCCAGATTAACTATTGCATTGTGTATAATTCTCACCCAATGGGCAGAGAATAAAGGTGAAGTTGGAGTAGAATGGGCGGTTATTTTAAAAAAGCGTGGTCAGGATTGGGTTCCTGTACCAGACTTATTATATATTTCTTATGCTCGTTTTTCTAGTGATGTGATTGAAAATGAAGCTTGTCCAATTCCCCCAGATTTAGTAATTGAAATTATATCACCTGATCAATCTTTTGGAGAGATGAGTGCTAAAGCTAGTGATTATCTTGATGCTGATGTGATGAGAGTTTGGGTAATAGATCCTAAATCGAAAACTGTAACTATATTTTATCCTGATGTCCGTCCACAAACTAAGCACGGTACAGATAGTTTAGAAGATGCTCTTTTTCCAGGTTTGGTAATTTCTGCTGAACAAATTTTCAACCAAGCTGGTATTCCTTAAGAGGGTGTAGAAGCCTACAGATAAGGCATTTTTGGGCTAAGTTGACACCAGTGATCACTGCTAAACCCCTCCGATAAATGTGGTTTCTACAGCCATAAATATTTGATATTTTTGTCAATGCGTAAGTCCTAATCTCAATAAAAAATCAATCAAATGACATATTAAAATGGTATTTTGTCAGTCACAGTTAGATTCGTTTCCCCTTCTGGATTTATTGCCCCTTTCCCAGACTCTACAACCGTTCTTAATGCAGGATATGGAAATAAACTTTGAAATCCAGCCAAACGTTCTTTTAATGGTTCTGGTGCAGTATTCCAAAGACTTTCATAATAGAAAAAAGCTACACCGAGTCCCCGTTGTTGGGCAGCACGAACTTGAGATTGAATCTGTTGAATTGATACGGGTTTAGTTCTTAAACCTGCCATGATACCGATTCCCGCTGGAATTTTTTGTTTTACTTCTGCCATTTCTGGACGGGAAAGTTTATCAATAAAATGATCTAAATTCTCCCGATAAACTTGCACAATTAACTCATCTACTATATCTAATCTCACCCAATTTAACCAATCTTGAAGGTGAAATTTATAGGCATAATCATAGTAATTAGGAGAGACAGAGAAAATCATTTTCGGTTTTATCTGTTTAACTGTTTGGTTAAGTCTCACCATAAAATCTGTAATCTTATTGGCCCGCCAATTTATCCATTCTGGATCTTGAGGATCACTTGGTGGAGTTTTTTGGGTTTCTTGTTGATATAAGGCAACTGTATATTTATCGTAGCCAAATTCAGAAGGTAAACTCATATGATCATCAAATTGGATACCATCAAGATTATATTTGTTTGTAAGTTCTACAAGTAAATCGCTAATAAACTGTTGTACTTGTGGATGAAATGGATTTAACCAAGAAACCTCACCAGCAGCACCAACAGATAGTTTACTACCATCTTTTTTTTGTGTGAGCCATTCTGGTTTATTCATGGCTAATTCTGAACTGGGAGGAACCATAAACCCAAATTCAAACCAGGGAATTACCAGTAAATTTTGCCGATGAGATTTATCAATTAAATCGGCAAGAATATCATGTCCATCTAGTCCTTGAAATACAAATGGTTGAATTTCTAACCGCTTGGCTACAGCACTAGGATACATGACATAACCAGAATTCCAAACTACAGGATAGATAGTGTTAAAATTGAGTTTTTGCAGTTGGATTACTGCTTCCTGAACTTTAGTCCTATCTCTAAGAATATTCAGATCATTATTTGTCATCCACACACCACGAATTTCTTGACGTGATCCTTCTTGTGCGATAACCGGTATAAAGCTGTTTTCCCAAAAAACCATGAGTAGGGAAATTAAAAACAAAGGCAGAAATAACTTTTTCAGTAGTTTCTGAGAACTAAATTTATGGAAATTGAATTTCATTTTAATTTGAAACCATTGTATTGAAGAAGGAGAGGGGCAACCACGGGGGGATTGCCCCTACCGTTTGAGGGCAACCACGGGGGGATTGCCTGACAGGTGTAGGTTTTTAATATTCTCTGTAAAGGCAAGACCAGGAAGACAAGGAGGGATAGTAGACAAGGAAGATTTTATCCATAAAATACCCAATTTATGGTTTGTTTTATGACCAATCATCCATTTCTTGTCCGGTTTTCCTCCCTTGTCACCTTGTCTGCCTTGTCTTCCAAGTCCTGTCCTCACCCAATTGTAAAAAACCTACACCTGTCAGGGGGGGATTGCCCCTATCGTTTCAGGGCAACCACGGGGGGATTGCCCCTACCGTTTGATATTTTTGAATAAAATCAAGATATTTGACGGATTTAATCCAAAGTAGTGCCTGTTTTGCAAAATTCTTCTACACAACCGTTTATAAATCCGGACTTAGCACATTGTGTTTCACCAAACTAGCCACAACTGTAGCCAATTCCTCTGGTTCAATGGGCTTAGGCAAATACAACTGAAAGCCTGTCTGGATAGCTCGCATTCTATCTTCTACACCTGCATAAGCTGTTAATGCGGCTGCGGGAATATTTCCGCCTTTTTGTGGAGATAGCGATCGCACTTTACGAATTAAAGAGTAACCATCTTCTCCTGGCATCCCAATATCACTAACTAAAACATCAGGTTGCCATTGGATCAGCATTTGCAATGCTTCTGGCACAGATGTCACTGCTGTAACTTCTGCTTGACATTCTTTGAGTACCATAGCAATAAATTCACGACTATCAGCTTCGTCATCTACAACTAACACTTTTACGCCTTCAAGTATTGGCAAACAGGCTGAAGAACCCAGCAAGACAGAAGGAGATTTTTCTGTTTCTCCCTCAAACTTTTGCTCCTGGGCATTTCTGCTTGCTTCTAGGAGTGGTATTTTGACTGTAAATGTTGATCCTTGATTTTCACCTAAACTTTCGACATCAACAGTACCACCATGCATTTCTGTTAAATGGCGCACGAGTGATAATCCCAGTCCTAGTCCACCATAAGACCTAGTGCTGGAACTATCAGCTTGACGAAAGCGATCAAAGACGTAGGGGAGGAAATCAGCAGTAATCCCAACTCCGTCGTCAATTACTTGAATTTCAGCATATTTTGTCAATTGAGGATGATCACTTTTTAGCTCTGGGCTGCAAATCCCAGTCTTATTTAGTCTGATTTCTACATTACCGCCTTGGGGTGTGAACTTGATAGCATTGATTAACAAATTCCAGATAATCTGTTGTAAGCGATCGCTATCACCGGAAACAATCACAGAAGAGGCTAACTGCCTTGTTTGGGTTCCCAACTCCCCAGACTCTTCAGAATAGGGGTAAAAGTGCAAATTGATTTCCTTCGCTTGGGCAGCTAGGGAGACAGTATCAATTGCTAACTTAATGATGGGAACTAAATCGCAATTCCGAGGATTAAACTTCAACTTGCCTCTAGTGATGCGCGAAATATCCAACAGATCATCAATTAGCTGGTTTTGCATCTTCGCATTGCGCTCTATAGTTTCTAAACCTTGTGCCATCTGATCTTCGCTGAACTTGCGAATCTGTAGTAGATGAGACCAGCCGACTATGGCATTGAGAGGCGATCGCAATTCATGGGATAAAACCGCCAAAAACTCATCTTTCATCCGGTTAGCATCCCGTAACTCCTCAGTTTGTACCTGTAAGGAAGCGATCAAATTAGCTCTATCCTTAGCGATCGCTATTTGGTCACACACTGCTTGCATCAGAGATTTTTGAGTTTCATTGAATTTACACAGACTCCGACTACCAAAAGAAAGAGTCCCAATCAGTCGTCCCTGAGCAATCAACGGATAACCATAAAAAGTTTTAATTCCCAGAGAGCGGAGTATCTCTGTTTTTGGGTCGGTAGATTCCTGAACATGATCTAAAGCAATTGTCTGGAGTGTCTGAGCTACAGTACCGCACAGACCTTGACCAAACTCCAGCATTTCAATTTTTTCAGCCA
The window above is part of the Dolichospermum sp. DET69 genome. Proteins encoded here:
- a CDS encoding VWA domain-containing protein, whose protein sequence is MMSDRDYTLIIDKSGSMSTPDQVGGRSRWKIAEESTIALARKCEEFDPDGITVYVFSGKFKRYENVTAAKVAQIFQENDPAGTTNLGSVLQDALNNYFQRKTAGTTKLNGETILVITDGEPDDRKAVFEIIIRATQQMEKDEELGISMIQVGSDPQATKFLKALDDQLEGVGAKFDICDTITLDDLEDMSLADVLMNAITD
- a CDS encoding VWA domain-containing protein — protein: MLENRDYTLIIDKSGSMATPDQKGGRTRWATAQESTFALASKCEQFDPDGITIYLFSGRFKRYENVTSAKVLQIFTENDPSGTTDLAGVLKHATDDYLQRKASGTNKPNGETILVVTDGEPDDRKAVMKVIIEASRRLDKDEELAISFIQVGNDPQATRFLKILDDELQSAGAKFDICDTITMDDMEDMSLSEVLLNAIND
- a CDS encoding Uma2 family endonuclease, whose product is MISIKHQLTLQEFLNLPEEDITYELVNGEAKPKMSPKRFHSRLTIALCIILTQWAENKGEVGVEWAVILKKRGQDWVPVPDLLYISYARFSSDVIENEACPIPPDLVIEIISPDQSFGEMSAKASDYLDADVMRVWVIDPKSKTVTIFYPDVRPQTKHGTDSLEDALFPGLVISAEQIFNQAGIP
- a CDS encoding glycoside hydrolase family 10 protein produces the protein MKFNFHKFSSQKLLKKLFLPLFLISLLMVFWENSFIPVIAQEGSRQEIRGVWMTNNDLNILRDRTKVQEAVIQLQKLNFNTIYPVVWNSGYVMYPSAVAKRLEIQPFVFQGLDGHDILADLIDKSHRQNLLVIPWFEFGFMVPPSSELAMNKPEWLTQKKDGSKLSVGAAGEVSWLNPFHPQVQQFISDLLVELTNKYNLDGIQFDDHMSLPSEFGYDKYTVALYQQETQKTPPSDPQDPEWINWRANKITDFMVRLNQTVKQIKPKMIFSVSPNYYDYAYKFHLQDWLNWVRLDIVDELIVQVYRENLDHFIDKLSRPEMAEVKQKIPAGIGIMAGLRTKPVSIQQIQSQVRAAQQRGLGVAFFYYESLWNTAPEPLKERLAGFQSLFPYPALRTVVESGKGAINPEGETNLTVTDKIPF